TCACTGTTTACTCGTTTAGAGCAAAAACAGATTGATGCGGTGATTGAAGAAACAAAAGCATTGTTTGCAGAAGCAAGCAAAGTAGAAGAGAAAACAAAACAAGCGGTGAAAAAAGTGGAAAACATTGCAAATAATGGCGAAATTGAGCCGATTTTACCTGAAATTACCATCGATGACTTTGCGAAATTAGATTTACGTGTCGCAAAAGTCATTAGCTGTGAAGCTGTACCGGAATCAAATAAATTATTGAAATTCCAACTCGACTTAGGCGATCATCAACGTCAAGTTTTTTCAGGTATTAAAGCAGCTTATAACAATCCGGAAGAACTTAACGGTCGCTTTGTGATTATGGTTGCCAACCTTGCGCCACGTAAGATGAAATTTGGTCTTTCTGAAGGTATGATTCTTTCAGCAGGTACCGGAGGTTCGGATTTATTCTTACTTTCAGGCGATGAAGGTATCCGAGCTGGTATGCAAGTGAAATAATGTGAGGAAAGCGTTATGATTCAGCAAACATTATGCTTAATAAAACCTGATGCAACAAAACGTCATTTGATTGGCAAAATTCTCGCTCACATTGAAGAATCCGGATTAACGATTAAGGCATTGAAAAAACTTCAATTAACAAAAGAGCAAGCTGAGGGTTTTTATGCAGAACATCAGGGCAAAGATTTTTTTGAGCCTTTAGTTGATTTTATGATTTCTGCACCGATTGTTGCGGTGGTGCTTGAAGGTGAAAATGCTATTGCGCATTATCGTGAATTAATGGGAGCAACAAAGGTAGAAGATCGTAAAGAAGGCACTATTCGCCAACTGTATGCTATTAGCGGTCGTGAAAACTCAGTGCATGGTTCTGATTCAGCAGATTCTGCTAAACGAGAAATTGCTTACTTTTTCACGCCAAATGAAATTGTGTAATGTTTGTTTGAAATATGGCTAACAGAAAGATTCGGAGAGATGAAATATCTTTCCGAATCTTTTTTTATTTCTTTACGTTTTTTGCTATAACGGTTTAGCAAAAATAGGGTACAATCAGAACGTTTTTTAAATTGAAAATTACCTTCCATAAGGAGCTAAAATGCTTGATTTATCAGCAAAAAATATCCGTTTAAGCGGGCAAGCAGCGAACAAAGAAGAGGCGATTAAATTAGTCGCAGCAGGTTTAGTTGCAAATGGGAACGTAGCAGAAGGCTATGAAGCCGGTATGTTGGCACGTGAAACCCAAACCTCGACTTTTTTAGGCAATGGGATTGCGATTCCGCACGGCACATTAGATACCCGAGATTTAGTTCAAAATACTGGTGTACAAATTATTCAATTTCCTCAAGGGGTTGAATGGGGCGAAGGAAATGTTGCTTACGTAGCTATCGGTATTGCGGCAAAATCTGATGAACATTTAGCCTTACTTCGTCAATTAACCACGGTGTTAAGTGATGAAGAAGCTGCAGAAAAATTAGCAAAAACCCAAGATGTGCAAGAATTTGCCGATATTTTAAGCGGTAAAAAAACATTACCGGTGCTTTCAGAAGCCTTAATCTCATTAAATGTAGAAAGCTCAAGTTTGATTACCCTTTCGGCGATTAATGCGGGTAAATTACAAGAGCAAAATTACGTCACACAAGCCTTTATTAGTGATGTGGTTTCAGCCGCTCCACTTCATCTAGGCGATAATGTTTTTGTGATTGATAGCGCAAAAGGTAACTTAGCTAATGGCGTAGCCGTTGCACGTAATACGCAAGGGCAGACATTAGTCAGCGTAGCAACGGTAAATAATGCACTCAATCCCATTTTAGCCGCGTTATTAAAATCTGAAGTTCGCCGCCAATTTGCTTCTGCGAGTGGCTCACAGATACTTGCCTTGTTTAATGGTGAAACGGTCAATACCGCCGAAAATTCAACCGCAGTTGTTTCAGCCACTTCAACGGTAAATAATGGACAGGTGGTTGGAAACTTTACGGTACGCAATGAACACGGTTTACACGCTCGCCCAAGTGCGGTATTGGTTCAAACGTTAAAAGCATTTAGCTCGAAAATTACCGTAGAAAACCTTGACCGTGCAACAGCACCGGCAAATGCAAAAAGTACAATGAAAATTGTGGCATTAGGTGCAACGAAAGGGACGCGTTTACGCTTTATTGCAGAAGGCGATGATGCTCAACAAGCTATTGAAACCTTAGGCAAAGCAATGGCGGAAGGTCTTGGCGAAAATGTCACTTTTATTCCTGCCGTTGAAGATAGCATTGAAGGTACTGCAACATCAGCACAAACCGTTGCGGTTGAAGCAGTTGCGCCAGCGGTAGCTGATAATGCAACAGAAGGTGCGGTAGAAGCGACTTTCGTTATTCACAACGAACACGGTTTACACGCTCGCCCAAGTGCGGTGCTTGTTAATGAAGTGAAAAAATATACGTCAAAAATCGAAGTGCAAAATCTTGATAAAAACTCACCGCTTGTGAGTGCCAAAAGTTTGATGAAAATCGTGGCACTTGGCGTAACAAAAGGCACGCGTTTACGCTTTGTGGCAACAGGCGATGATGCACAACAAGCCTTAGATGGTATCGGTGCCGCAATTGAAGCCGGTTTAGGTGAGAAATAAGGGGAAAATATGCGTATTGCAACAGTAACGTTAAATCCTGCATTTGATTTGGTCGGTCGCCTTGCCCGTATTGAAATCGGCGAAGTCAATACCGTTGAAACCTTAGGTTTATATCCTGCCGGAAAAGGGATCAATGTGGCAAAAGTCTTGGCAGATTTAGGCACGAAATTATCTGTAACCGGTTTTCTTGGTGAAGAAAATCAAGGGGATTTTGTGCAATCTTTCGCAAAAAATGGGGTGGACGATCAATTCTATCGTGTCGCAGGTAAAACTCGTATCAATGTCAAAATTACGGAAACGGAAGCTGATGTAACGGATCTCAACTTTTTAGGCTTTGAGATCAGTGAAGAAGAGTGGGAGAAATTTACCGCTCAAACTCAACATTGGGAAAGCCAATTTGATCTTGTTGCCGTTTGTGGTTCTTTACCTCGTGGCGTAAGCCCTGAGAAATTTGCCTTGTGGTTAGAAACGCTACATCAGCAAGGTTTAAAAGTGGTATTGGATAGCTCAAATGCGGCATTAACCGCTGGATTAAAGGCCCACCCTTGGCTAGTCAAGCCTAATCGCCGTGAATTAGAAGTTTGGGCAGGTCGAGCCTTAAATAGCCTCGAAGATGTGATTGTTGCTGCTCAAGATTTGCGTGCTAGAGGTATTGAAAACGTCATTATCTCAATGGGCGAAAAAGGCTCGGTTTGGATCAATAACGAAGGCGTACTTCAAGCTCAACCCCCACGTTGCGAAAATGTGGTAAGTACCGTAGGGGCTGGCGACTCAATGGTTGCAGGGCTTATCTATGGTTTCTCACAGGGTTGGGATAAAGCGAAAACCCTTGCCTTTGCCAGTGCGACATCTGCTTTAGCGGTTTCCCAAAGTAACGTGGGCGTGAGTGATAAAACGGCGTTGGAAGGGATTTTGGCACAGGTTAAATTGACTGAACTTTAATTACACCAAGGTAGGGACTCACTGCGTGTGTCCGTTATTTATATTTTTTGCGGACACACGCAGTGTGTCCCTACATTTGGGAAAACAGATTTTTTAAACATTGATAGGAATAAAATATGAATATTTCATTTATTTTCCCGGCACAACTCGGTAAAGCAAGAGCATTTCTTGTAAATGAAGTGCTAACGGCGGTGGCAAAACAGCAAGGGCATTCTGTAGTCAATGCAGAACAAGCGGATTTTGTGGTGTTATTTGATGAGCAAGTGCCTGCGAATGTTGTCGGTAAACAAGGAGCGGTGGTTAACCTTGAGCAAGCCTTTGCTCAACCAGAAGCAACACTCACGCAAGCGGTCAATTCTGCTCAAACTTTTGCCAATGCAACGCAAGCGGCGGTATCAAACTCTGGCGTAAAAAATATCGTAGCAGTAACCGCTTGTCCGACAGGGGTTGCACATACTTTTATGTC
This genomic window from Actinobacillus porcitonsillarum contains:
- the fruK gene encoding 1-phosphofructokinase — protein: MRIATVTLNPAFDLVGRLARIEIGEVNTVETLGLYPAGKGINVAKVLADLGTKLSVTGFLGEENQGDFVQSFAKNGVDDQFYRVAGKTRINVKITETEADVTDLNFLGFEISEEEWEKFTAQTQHWESQFDLVAVCGSLPRGVSPEKFALWLETLHQQGLKVVLDSSNAALTAGLKAHPWLVKPNRRELEVWAGRALNSLEDVIVAAQDLRARGIENVIISMGEKGSVWINNEGVLQAQPPRCENVVSTVGAGDSMVAGLIYGFSQGWDKAKTLAFASATSALAVSQSNVGVSDKTALEGILAQVKLTEL
- the ndk gene encoding nucleoside-diphosphate kinase, with product MIQQTLCLIKPDATKRHLIGKILAHIEESGLTIKALKKLQLTKEQAEGFYAEHQGKDFFEPLVDFMISAPIVAVVLEGENAIAHYRELMGATKVEDRKEGTIRQLYAISGRENSVHGSDSADSAKREIAYFFTPNEIV
- the fruB gene encoding fused PTS fructose transporter subunit IIA/HPr protein, producing the protein MLDLSAKNIRLSGQAANKEEAIKLVAAGLVANGNVAEGYEAGMLARETQTSTFLGNGIAIPHGTLDTRDLVQNTGVQIIQFPQGVEWGEGNVAYVAIGIAAKSDEHLALLRQLTTVLSDEEAAEKLAKTQDVQEFADILSGKKTLPVLSEALISLNVESSSLITLSAINAGKLQEQNYVTQAFISDVVSAAPLHLGDNVFVIDSAKGNLANGVAVARNTQGQTLVSVATVNNALNPILAALLKSEVRRQFASASGSQILALFNGETVNTAENSTAVVSATSTVNNGQVVGNFTVRNEHGLHARPSAVLVQTLKAFSSKITVENLDRATAPANAKSTMKIVALGATKGTRLRFIAEGDDAQQAIETLGKAMAEGLGENVTFIPAVEDSIEGTATSAQTVAVEAVAPAVADNATEGAVEATFVIHNEHGLHARPSAVLVNEVKKYTSKIEVQNLDKNSPLVSAKSLMKIVALGVTKGTRLRFVATGDDAQQALDGIGAAIEAGLGEK